The Verrucomicrobiota bacterium region GTGCTCGGCGGGGGCGCGATTGCGCTTGAATTGGCGCACTACTACGAAGCGTTTGGCAGCAAGGTCACCATCATTCAACGCAGCCCTCAAGTTCTGAAAGAGGCGGATGCTGATGTGGCCGCGGCGTTGGTCCACGCGTATCGCCAGCGCGGCATGGAAATCTTTTGCGGCACCCGGCTTCTGAAGGTTACGCCCGGTTCGCCGCGCCAGGTTCATTTCGAATACAAAGACCGGACGCACATCGCCGAAGGCGAAGAAATCCTTTACGCGCTCGGCCGTAACCCGGCTGTTGACGGCTTGGAACTCGAGCATGCACGCATTGAGCAGAGCCGCAACGGCGCCGTCCGGGTGACCTCGACGATGCAGACGTCGCAGCCGCACATCTTCGCAGCGGGAGATGTGACGGGTACGTTCGAGATCGTCCACGTTGCAATCGAACAGGGAGTGCTTGCCGCTCAGAACGCTGCACGGCTCCTCCGCAACGAGGCGTTGCATGCGATCGATTACCGGCTTCAGCTGTTCGTCATGTTCTCCGAACCGCAGGTGGCGTATGCCGGCCTGACCGAAAAGGCGGCTGCCGCTCAGGGCGTGCCTATCCGGACGGCCACCTACCCGTTCGCGGACCACGGCAAGGCGCTCATCCGCGGCGAGCCGGAAGGGTTCGTCAAACTCGTGTGCCATGGGGCGACCGGTGAAATCCTCGGAGGTGCCGTGGTCGGGCCCGAGGCGTCGGAGCTCATCCATGAGATCGTGGTAGCGATGTACTTCCGGGCCACCGTCATGCAGCTGGCCGTGATCCCGCACTACCACCCTACTTTAAGCGAGATCTGGACGTACCCGGCTGAGGAGTTGGCTGCCGTCGCCGGCCGGTAGCCTCTCCCGTTACGCAACTAAATGCGAACCGCGGGGAGATATCGTTGACTTGTCTATTTCACCCCGACATAGTTGCGCTCGTGCTCCGGAAGTTCATCCCCCAAAAGCCAGACCACCCAACCTCAGTTGAAGGCCCTGGACCCGGAGAACCTGTGCCTCCGGAGGCCGTGGAAGTCCCAACTGTAACTAAACAAGAATCCGTTATGGCAGATAATGCACACTCCAAGAATCACCTGGCAAACGATGTCGAGATCAAAGGGTCTATCAAGTTTGCGAACGAGTTTACGTTTGATGGCCGCATCGAAGGCGAGATCTCGTCCAGTGACGGGGTTCTTACAGTGGGCGAGCACGGTGATGTGAACGGCGAAGTGAAAGCAAAATCGGTGATCGTGATGGGCAAGGTGCATGGCAATATCACCGTTCAGGAGCGTTGCGAACTTCGTTCCCGATCCCAGTTGATCGGTGATCTGAAAGCCGCCCGCCTCATCATCGAAGAAGGGGCCACCTTCGTCGGCAAATCAGAAGTTACCCCGAACAAGAATGCGCTCAAGGACCTGGCAGCTCATGGAGCCATTCAGGCCAAGGAAGAGCCGCCGAAAGTCGGTGCTGGCGTTGGCGCTCCCCGCTAAGGAGTTCTGAGTGGCTGCCAAAGGACGGGTAGAAGTTCAATGTCCTCACTGCGGTAACATTCAGCTCGAGCCCAGTCTTGCCAAATCGACCTATTGTCGCAAGTGCACCGGATACATCCAGATTGGCAAAAGTCCGAGGACGGGAGCCCCGCAGGCGGAGGCGCCCAAGCCGGTTTCCATTTTTCAGAAACTGGAAGGTGTCCTCGGGGGCCAACGAACGGTTATCGCCCACTGTTTCGAGTGCACGGGAAAACGCGAAGTTCCAAAAGGCGCTACCTCGACCATCTGTCCCCAGTGTGGTGCCTACATCGATCTGCAGGATTATAAGATCGTCGGCAACTTCAGCCGGTCCATCCGTACTCGCGGCCGGGTGTTCATCACGCATAAAGGTGACCTGAATAGTAATCGGGTCATCTGTGATTCTGCCGAGATCCAGGGACTCATGCGCGGGAGCCTCATCTGCAGCGGCGAGGTTAGGATCAGGCTGAAAGGCAAGATCAGCGGCGCGATCGAAGCCAAACTGCTTCTCATCGACCGCAAATCGGAGGTCGAGTTTGTGCGTCCGATCCGCGCCGGCACGGTTGATGTCGAGGGGATCGTGTCGGCACGCATCATTTCCGAGGGTACCGTCATCGTGCGGAAAGACGGACGCCTCACGGGTACGGTTTTCGCCCGCGGATTCAACGTCGAAGGGGGCGAATTCTTCGGCGAATTATCCATCGGCAACGTCGAAGCCGCGCAGGCCGACCTGGCTGCGGCCGCCAAGCAACCCCGCCGCCAGGGCGAACGTACCGATCCCGGGACCGGTTTCTCCCTCGCACCCGCATAAGCACGCATGACTTCGAAGATTTATCCCCGCAGCCCTTACGCAACGCTCGGCGGTTACGTTCACCTGCCCCGGTTCATCGACAAAGCGCGCCTGCATCGGCAGGGGTTGCTGCTGGGATATAATTACAAGACGTCCGGGTTTGATCGTCATCTCCTCGCTTTCCTTGGCGTTGCCGGTGAAGAGTTCGAAGCTGCGGTCGATAACCTCGGCTCAGATGATCAGGTCCTGGCCTGGCTGCGCAAAAAGGGCGTAAATCATACCCCTTCTGAAATTGAAGCCTGGAATCAAGCCATGATCGCCAAAGCGCCGGACAGCCCGGACAAACGGGAGCGATTCAGCCAGTTGCTGCGGCACGTCGGCGGATCTGAAAATTCCGGGGTACGGACCTATTTTGATCTGATCGATTTCGAGGAGCGCAGGATGGAATTCGAGGCGCGCCGGGCACAAGAGCGAGGATCCTGCTGAGGCCCTGAGGCGCGCCGTTTCGGGCCAGGGCTACTACGGCGCCAGGCTCGCCGCGGGCGAAGCGTCCGGTGACGGTGCGGAGGCTGCCGGTGAGGCGCTCGCCGCGGGCGCCGGAGATGCCGATGCAGACGCGGCGGCTTGCGGCGCCGGGGCCGGCGGTTGCGGGTTCAACTTTTCGTTCAACTCGCTTGCCGCCTGGCTCGCAACGGGGGTGACAAAACTTCCGGGATAATTCTGAACCACCTTTTCAAAGAGTTCACGCGCTTCCTTTAACTGGCCTTTGCCCCGGGTCAGGCGGGCCTGATGGAACAGCGCCAGCGGCGCCAGGTAAGAGGTGCCGAACCGCGTGACCACCTGGCCATAAGCCTGGAGAGCCCGGTCCGCACTCTTTTGGTTTTCGGCATTTTGCGCCAGCCCCATGTAGCCGTTCACCAACAGGGGATGGTCGTGATTGTCACGCAAAAAGGATTGGTAAGCGCTGTCCGATTCGGCGTACTTGCCGTCAGCCGCCAATTTGGCGGCAAGCCGCAGGTATGCATTGCCCGCTGCCGTCGAACCGGGGTAATGGCTGATCACAGACTGCCAATCGCCGTCGGCCTCGGCCGCGGCGAAAGCCGCCTCGGCGTTCTTCGTCTGGATCGCCCGATAACCTGCCACGATCCCGACAATCACCAACAGCAATGCGGCTGCCACCGACCCATAAACGATCTTCGTCCGGTGCAACGACCAGAAAACGATCGGATCAAACGATGAGGGTGCAGGTTCAACAACAGGGCGAATGGCCATAAGACACAACTTACTTCCTGATTAACCGCCAACTTCCGCCCGCGCTTCATCAGCCAAGGCCGTGCTAAGATAGCGCTCCCCGGTCGAACACGCGACCGTTACGATGAGTTTACCGCGGTTTTCCGGCCGTTTCGCCACTTCGATGGCGGCGTGCACGTTGGCCCCGGAACTGATGCCGGCAAGAATGCCCTCCTCCTTGGCCAGGCGCCGGGCCATCACAAAAGCGCTTTCGTTGCTCACCGTGATAACCTCGTCCACCTCCTTGAGGTCCAGGTTTTCAGGGATAAAACCGGCACCGGTCCCCTGGATCTTGTGCGGACCCGGCTTCAGGGGTTCGTGATGCAGCGTTTGCCGGATTACCGCTGAATCCTTCGGTTCGACCGCAATCGCCTGGAAAGCCGGTTTCCGTGCTTTGATCACCCTGGCCACACCTGTGATGGTTCCGCCCGTGCCCACCGCGGACACGAGGATGTCGGCCGCACCGGCCGTGTCGGCCCAGATCTCTTCGGCCGTGGTTTGCGCGTGAATGGCCGGGTTGGCCGGATTCTCAAACTGCTGCGGCATCCACGAGTTCGGCGTGGACCGCAATATGTCCTCCGCCCGCGCAATCGCACCCTTCATGCCCTCGGCTCCCGGCGTCAGGATAAGCTTGGCGCCGAGCATGGCCAGAAGCGTTCGCCGCTCCAGGCTCATCGTTTCCGGCATAGTCAGCACCAGCTTGTACCCTTTGGCGGCACAGACAAAGGCAAGGGCAATGCCGGTGTTTCCGCTCGTGGGCTCTACAATCGTGGTGTCGGGGTTGATGATGCCATCCCGCTCGGCGGCATCGATCATCGCCATGCCGATCCGGTCCTTCACGCTTCCGAGCGGATTAAAAAACTCGCATTTTAACGCGATGATGGCCTCCAGGCCTTGCGTAATTCGATTCAACCTGACGAGCGGGGTGCGGCCCACTGTCTCAATGATGTTGTTGTAAAATCTTCCGGGAGTGGCCATGGCGGGTCGGTGTCGGTGTATTAGTATCGTAGGAAGCCGTTGAGCAACGCAAGGGAGGGGTTACATACACGATAAACGTGCTTCCATTCAAGTCACAACAGGCGCACGTACCGCCTTCAAAGGCTTGCAGCACCCCTTTACCGTGTCCAATTTACGCTTCATGGCAACCCTTCTGAATGCAGAAACCGTGGCCCGGTTATTGGACGAGGTTCCGAACTGGCGCCTGGCCGGCGATGCCGTTGAGCGAACGGTCAAGTGCAAGGATTTTATGGCCGCCATCAGTTTTATAAACCAGGTGGCGGCCGAAGCTGAAGCGCTGAATCACCACCCGGACATCGATATCCGTTGGAACCAGGTCCGCCTGGTGCTTACCACGCACTCGGCCCAGGGATTGACGGACCTGGACTTTACGCTCGCCCGTAAGCTCGATGCGGCCGCAGAGCCCTTCACCCAGACGCCCGGATAAATGCCAGGAGCGGAAAAATGCCGCAAATGAAGAAGTGGCGGGTAACGGGTAACGGGTGTCGGGTGCCGGGTGGAAGACCACAAGCCGAAGTTGTACCCGGTAGAGAGCGCCGCGCGTCAGCCCAGTAAGAAATGCCGGGAAGGATTGGAGGCCCCGACGCCGTCCGCCCGTCCTTCAGCGCCGGTTATGGAATCACCGCCATGCGCACGCGCCGTCGACGTCACCCCTCAGCAGCATTTACTCGACGCGACACCCGACACCCGGCACCCGTTACCCGTTACCCGTTACCCGTTACCCGTTACCCGTTACCCGTTACCCGTTACCCGTTACCCGTTACCCGCCACCCCCTCATTTGTGGCATTTGCTCCTGGCATTTGATTTGCGCTCCGCTCATTTGGAGCGATCATTCCGTGGCAGGCGGTCGCTGCGGGAGCGTACGCTTTCCTGCAGAGGAAAGTCCGAACACCATAAGGCGGCATGCCGCCCGAAAGGGCGGGCAATTTCCGGCATAAGCCGGGAGATGACGGATAGTGTCACAGAAAAGATACCGCCCGGTTTGCCCGAGAGGGTGACCGGGTAAGGGTGAAAAGGCGGGGTAAGAGCCCACCGGCCCATCCGTGAGGATGGGCGCTTGAAAAACCCCTGCGGTGCAAGACAAAACAGAGGGTTGGGTTGCCTGCCCGCTCGGCTTTGCTGAGAACCCTCGGGTAATAGTCGCATCGGCTGGTGGCCGGTTCACCCCCCACCGCCGGCGCGCCGGAACGGGAAGCGTCCGGCGCGAGATAAATGACCGCCCCGGCGCCGGCGAGAGCTGGTGCCGGACAGAATTCGGCTTATGCCACGAACAAAGCCGCCGGGTATCCCCCCGGCGGCTTTGGCCGGGCGGCGCGCCAACCCGTGCAACCGAAAAAATTTGTGCTATTTTAACGGTCCTTCCGGGCGGCATGGGAGGTGCAGGACGTGCCAAAAATCCCTTGCGTGCCCTAGGAAAACCTATATAGTCCACGCTCCCCCGCTTCTGGCGAGACAGAGGTTTTTTGCGCCAGGGGGGTTTTTTAATCCCTTTACCCTGGGAGTAACCGGATAGATCCCGATGCCAACGATCAACCAGCTTGTAAGAAAAGGACGCAGAAAGATGACGGTGAAGTCGAAATCACCGGCTCTTGCCGACTGCCCGCAGCGGCGCGGCGTTTGCGTGCAGGTCATGACGCGAACGCCCAAGAAACCAAATTCCGCCTTGCGGAAAGTCGCCAAGGTCCGGTTGACGAACGGGTACGAGGTGATCGCCTACATCCCGGGCGAAGGACATAACCTTCAGGAACACTCCATCGTGCTGGTTCGTGGGGGACGGGTGAAGGATTTGCCGGGTGTCCGTTACCACATCGTGCGGGGAACCCTGGATGCCTTGGGGGTGGACGGCCGCCACCGCAGCCGTTCGAAGTACGGTGCAAAACGTCCGAAGGGGGGTGCGGCTGCTGAAGCCGCCGGGAAGGGCGGCAAACCGGCCGCCAAGGGAGGCAAAAAGTAAATTGTATGTCACGTCGTCGCAGAGTCATTCATAAGGAAGAAAAACTGGACGCCCGCTACGGCAGTCCGGTGGTGGCTCGCCTGATCGATACGGTCATGCGTGCCGGGAAAAAGTCTCTGGCTGAGCGAATCGTCTATCAAGCCATTGAGAAAAGCCGTGAAGGTTCCGACGCGGTGGATCCGCTGGATACTCTGCATAAGGCGCTCGATAACGCCAAACCGCGGCTGGAGGTCAAGTCCCGGCGCGTCGGCGGCGCCACGTACCAGGTGCCGGTCGAGGTTTCCTCAGACCGCCAGGTCTCACTCGCGATGCGTTGGCTGGTGACTTTCGCCAAAAATCGTCGCGGGACCATGACCGATAATTTGGCCGCCGAGATCAAGGACGCGGCGACAGGACAAGGGTCCGCGATCAAAAAGCGCGATGACACCCATAAGATGGCCCAGGCTAACCGTGCTTTTGCACATTTCCGTTGGTAATTCTCATGCCCTCAACCGTTTTAGAAAAGGCTTC contains the following coding sequences:
- a CDS encoding NAD(P)/FAD-dependent oxidoreductase codes for the protein MKTYDFAVIGGGSAGYAAAAIAWRLGLKTCCIEGGKDVGGLCILRGCMPSKTFIESANRFVTLRRAQDYGLRTGKIGFEPGEILARKRRLVGEFAGYRAHQLRAGRFKLLRGRARFLDANRIEVQHLDSAGEPVPETSQVFAKTILISTGSVIDVIDLPGLAEAGFLTSDSVLESARMPASVVVLGGGAIALELAHYYEAFGSKVTIIQRSPQVLKEADADVAAALVHAYRQRGMEIFCGTRLLKVTPGSPRQVHFEYKDRTHIAEGEEILYALGRNPAVDGLELEHARIEQSRNGAVRVTSTMQTSQPHIFAAGDVTGTFEIVHVAIEQGVLAAQNAARLLRNEALHAIDYRLQLFVMFSEPQVAYAGLTEKAAAAQGVPIRTATYPFADHGKALIRGEPEGFVKLVCHGATGEILGGAVVGPEASELIHEIVVAMYFRATVMQLAVIPHYHPTLSEIWTYPAEELAAVAGR
- a CDS encoding polymer-forming cytoskeletal protein, encoding MADNAHSKNHLANDVEIKGSIKFANEFTFDGRIEGEISSSDGVLTVGEHGDVNGEVKAKSVIVMGKVHGNITVQERCELRSRSQLIGDLKAARLIIEEGATFVGKSEVTPNKNALKDLAAHGAIQAKEEPPKVGAGVGAPR
- a CDS encoding polymer-forming cytoskeletal protein; the encoded protein is MAAKGRVEVQCPHCGNIQLEPSLAKSTYCRKCTGYIQIGKSPRTGAPQAEAPKPVSIFQKLEGVLGGQRTVIAHCFECTGKREVPKGATSTICPQCGAYIDLQDYKIVGNFSRSIRTRGRVFITHKGDLNSNRVICDSAEIQGLMRGSLICSGEVRIRLKGKISGAIEAKLLLIDRKSEVEFVRPIRAGTVDVEGIVSARIISEGTVIVRKDGRLTGTVFARGFNVEGGEFFGELSIGNVEAAQADLAAAAKQPRRQGERTDPGTGFSLAPA
- a CDS encoding DUF5069 domain-containing protein encodes the protein MTSKIYPRSPYATLGGYVHLPRFIDKARLHRQGLLLGYNYKTSGFDRHLLAFLGVAGEEFEAAVDNLGSDDQVLAWLRKKGVNHTPSEIEAWNQAMIAKAPDSPDKRERFSQLLRHVGGSENSGVRTYFDLIDFEERRMEFEARRAQERGSC
- a CDS encoding tetratricopeptide repeat protein, yielding MAIRPVVEPAPSSFDPIVFWSLHRTKIVYGSVAAALLLVIVGIVAGYRAIQTKNAEAAFAAAEADGDWQSVISHYPGSTAAGNAYLRLAAKLAADGKYAESDSAYQSFLRDNHDHPLLVNGYMGLAQNAENQKSADRALQAYGQVVTRFGTSYLAPLALFHQARLTRGKGQLKEARELFEKVVQNYPGSFVTPVASQAASELNEKLNPQPPAPAPQAAASASASPAPAASASPAASAPSPDASPAASLAP
- the cysK gene encoding cysteine synthase A, translating into MATPGRFYNNIIETVGRTPLVRLNRITQGLEAIIALKCEFFNPLGSVKDRIGMAMIDAAERDGIINPDTTIVEPTSGNTGIALAFVCAAKGYKLVLTMPETMSLERRTLLAMLGAKLILTPGAEGMKGAIARAEDILRSTPNSWMPQQFENPANPAIHAQTTAEEIWADTAGAADILVSAVGTGGTITGVARVIKARKPAFQAIAVEPKDSAVIRQTLHHEPLKPGPHKIQGTGAGFIPENLDLKEVDEVITVSNESAFVMARRLAKEEGILAGISSGANVHAAIEVAKRPENRGKLIVTVACSTGERYLSTALADEARAEVGG
- a CDS encoding 4a-hydroxytetrahydrobiopterin dehydratase: MATLLNAETVARLLDEVPNWRLAGDAVERTVKCKDFMAAISFINQVAAEAEALNHHPDIDIRWNQVRLVLTTHSAQGLTDLDFTLARKLDAAAEPFTQTPG
- a CDS encoding 30S ribosomal protein S12 gives rise to the protein MPTINQLVRKGRRKMTVKSKSPALADCPQRRGVCVQVMTRTPKKPNSALRKVAKVRLTNGYEVIAYIPGEGHNLQEHSIVLVRGGRVKDLPGVRYHIVRGTLDALGVDGRHRSRSKYGAKRPKGGAAAEAAGKGGKPAAKGGKK
- the rpsG gene encoding 30S ribosomal protein S7, which produces MSRRRRVIHKEEKLDARYGSPVVARLIDTVMRAGKKSLAERIVYQAIEKSREGSDAVDPLDTLHKALDNAKPRLEVKSRRVGGATYQVPVEVSSDRQVSLAMRWLVTFAKNRRGTMTDNLAAEIKDAATGQGSAIKKRDDTHKMAQANRAFAHFRW